The Allorhodopirellula heiligendammensis genome includes a window with the following:
- a CDS encoding phosphatidylserine decarboxylase, producing the protein MDEIVYYDRYLQKTCVEKVYGDQALRWTYGTLLGRVSLNTLVKRTVFSHWYGWKMDRPSTRQKIVPFVRDYELDANEFVRDVDDFANFNEFFYRELKPAARPVDTRPNSIVFPADGRHLCVPDLSRSEGLFIKGEMFDLATLVDNPALAEEYAEGSLLLSRLCPVDYHRFHFPVAGVPGPTRLINGPLYSVNPIALRQNIQILATNKRCMTEVQTPTIGKVLVMEIGATCVGSIRQTYREGAPVAKGSEKGYFRFGGSSTIVIFPPGRVQFDSDLIENSRQHRELYARVGDHLGVTIHEDGSAS; encoded by the coding sequence ATGGACGAAATTGTTTACTACGATCGCTACTTGCAAAAAACGTGCGTGGAGAAAGTCTACGGTGACCAGGCCTTGCGCTGGACCTACGGTACGTTGCTCGGGCGAGTGTCCCTCAATACGCTTGTCAAACGAACCGTATTCTCGCATTGGTACGGGTGGAAGATGGATCGGCCGAGCACCCGCCAAAAAATCGTTCCGTTCGTTCGCGACTACGAGCTCGACGCAAACGAGTTTGTCCGTGACGTCGATGACTTTGCCAACTTCAATGAGTTCTTTTATCGTGAGCTGAAACCCGCGGCCCGCCCGGTCGATACCCGTCCGAATTCGATTGTCTTCCCTGCGGATGGTCGTCATCTCTGCGTCCCCGACCTCTCTCGCAGTGAGGGATTATTCATCAAAGGGGAGATGTTCGATTTAGCAACGCTGGTCGATAATCCTGCACTCGCCGAGGAGTACGCCGAGGGCAGCCTGTTGCTATCTCGGCTATGCCCCGTCGACTATCATCGCTTTCACTTTCCTGTGGCAGGCGTGCCCGGGCCTACCCGCCTGATCAACGGCCCGTTGTATTCGGTTAACCCGATTGCGCTCCGGCAAAACATTCAGATTCTGGCGACAAACAAGCGGTGCATGACCGAGGTTCAGACGCCTACCATTGGGAAAGTCCTGGTGATGGAAATCGGCGCCACCTGCGTTGGTAGTATTCGCCAAACCTACCGTGAGGGTGCTCCGGTCGCCAAGGGAAGCGAAAAGGGCTATTTCCGCTTCGGAGGATCATCAACCATCGTGATTTTTCCTCCAGGTCGAGTTCAATTCGATTCCGATTTAATCGAGAATTCGCGCCAACATCGTGAACTCTATGCCCGGGTTGGGGATCATCTGGGGGTTACTATTCACGAGGATGGATCGGCCAGCTAG
- a CDS encoding vWA domain-containing protein, with product MNRFLLPPALLCLAAASNLCLSATAQDVTITIKSTPPESDSSASDKAPFTGNRPAVDVAILLDTSNSMDGLINQAKNQLWNIVQQFAKAKKAGKTPQLRVSIFEYGNSRLPAAEDYIRQVVPLTDDLDKVSEALFALTTSGGDEYCGAVINEAIKRLDWSGEPNAYRVIFIAGNEPFDQGPLDFHTACKKAIGEGVVVNTIHCGNYDQGVRGHWQAGASLAEGKFLNINQDEKVVHTHAPQDKIIIELNAALNKTYLWYGGAQQRRAYASNQAQQDANAGSGLSSRAAVKSSSVYSNVGRDLVDTYDDDPAAITKLKADELPEELQNLAPEQLLERIQAMSKKRAEIKQKLAEASRERQAYVAAEQAKQPAAPGDATLGDAFSEAVEVQLEASGFEVEK from the coding sequence ATGAACCGTTTCCTCCTCCCGCCTGCACTCCTCTGCTTAGCGGCGGCCTCGAACCTATGCCTGTCGGCAACCGCTCAAGACGTCACGATCACAATCAAGTCCACTCCTCCGGAGAGCGACTCCTCTGCAAGTGACAAGGCTCCCTTTACAGGTAATCGCCCTGCCGTCGATGTCGCCATTCTGCTCGATACCTCGAACTCGATGGATGGTTTGATCAACCAAGCAAAGAATCAACTATGGAATATCGTGCAGCAATTCGCCAAGGCGAAGAAGGCTGGCAAGACACCGCAGCTCCGGGTGTCAATTTTTGAATATGGCAACTCCCGCTTGCCCGCTGCCGAAGACTACATTCGGCAAGTTGTCCCGCTCACCGATGATCTCGATAAGGTTTCCGAAGCGTTGTTCGCCCTGACAACTTCAGGTGGCGACGAATACTGCGGCGCGGTTATCAACGAAGCGATCAAGCGTCTCGATTGGAGTGGTGAACCCAACGCCTATCGAGTAATCTTTATTGCAGGCAATGAACCCTTCGATCAAGGTCCTCTCGATTTCCATACCGCGTGCAAAAAGGCGATTGGTGAAGGAGTTGTCGTCAATACGATTCACTGTGGTAACTACGACCAAGGCGTGCGGGGACATTGGCAGGCGGGCGCCTCACTCGCTGAAGGCAAATTTCTGAATATCAATCAAGATGAAAAGGTGGTGCACACTCACGCCCCACAAGACAAAATCATCATTGAACTCAATGCCGCCTTGAATAAAACCTATCTGTGGTACGGAGGTGCACAACAGCGGAGAGCCTATGCGTCCAACCAAGCTCAGCAGGATGCAAACGCCGGCAGCGGATTGAGTAGTCGGGCTGCTGTGAAATCCAGTTCCGTGTACAGCAACGTGGGCCGAGATTTAGTTGACACCTACGACGATGACCCCGCTGCCATCACCAAACTCAAAGCGGACGAATTACCTGAGGAACTGCAGAACCTTGCACCCGAGCAGTTGCTTGAGCGGATTCAAGCCATGTCAAAGAAACGTGCTGAGATCAAACAAAAACTCGCTGAAGCCAGTCGCGAGCGACAAGCGTATGTGGCTGCCGAGCAAGCCAAACAGCCTGCCGCTCCCGGAGATGCAACGCTCGGTGACGCGTTCTCCGAAGCCGTCGAAGTCCAATTGGAAGCATCCGGTTTTGAAGTCGAGAAGTAG
- a CDS encoding triphosphoribosyl-dephospho-CoA synthase, which yields MPQPVAPDDSLWTMLAIAAPHRAAAIRMACVLEATAPKVGNVHPAAHFHDLNYSHFVAAADAAADVLSDLCGAVDVGAAIASAVAASVIATGTNVNLGIVLLLAPLVASESTREVTADSSIEQRWANWQSRTSQLLDQLDLQQGAMIASAIADANAGGLSDETLGPDHPLDVTRQHDASYDILEAMRCAASRDRIALQYANGYRDLFDHVVPTLNRWVTQTGDVLSGIVWAHIALIAEAGDSLIGRKCGQAESDRVAGLARECLAAYDRPAQRGPSIHRLDTALRADGNRLNPGTTADLIAAALYVHLRSNTNT from the coding sequence GTGCCTCAACCGGTCGCGCCCGACGATAGCCTCTGGACGATGCTGGCGATTGCGGCACCGCACCGGGCTGCTGCGATTCGCATGGCCTGTGTGCTCGAAGCGACCGCGCCCAAAGTCGGCAATGTGCATCCGGCGGCACATTTTCATGACTTGAACTACAGTCATTTTGTCGCTGCGGCGGACGCTGCTGCCGACGTGCTCAGCGATCTTTGCGGCGCCGTTGACGTGGGTGCGGCCATTGCCTCGGCTGTCGCTGCGTCAGTCATCGCAACGGGCACCAACGTCAACCTGGGGATTGTGTTACTGCTCGCGCCGCTGGTCGCCAGTGAATCAACGCGCGAAGTCACCGCAGACTCATCTATCGAACAGCGGTGGGCGAACTGGCAATCGCGGACGTCACAATTGCTTGACCAGTTGGATCTCCAACAAGGAGCGATGATCGCGTCCGCGATTGCGGACGCCAACGCCGGTGGGTTGTCAGATGAAACGCTCGGACCAGATCATCCGCTCGACGTGACGCGACAACACGACGCATCTTACGACATTTTGGAGGCGATGCGATGTGCGGCATCGCGGGATCGAATCGCGCTGCAATACGCCAACGGCTACCGCGATCTGTTTGATCACGTCGTTCCCACCCTCAATCGCTGGGTCACTCAAACGGGGGACGTGCTCAGCGGGATTGTGTGGGCGCACATCGCCCTGATCGCTGAGGCGGGAGACAGCTTGATCGGCAGAAAGTGCGGTCAGGCCGAGTCAGATCGCGTTGCGGGGTTGGCTCGAGAATGTCTGGCGGCGTACGACCGGCCAGCACAGCGGGGACCGAGTATCCATCGACTCGACACCGCGCTTCGTGCCGACGGCAACCGGCTCAATCCTGGCACGACCGCCGACCTCATCGCCGCCGCTCTCTACGTGCACTTGCGTAGCAACACGAATACTTAG
- a CDS encoding sodium-translocating pyrophosphatase: MSAILVWLLATFASGLALVWAWRFHREMMLSDEGTEPMKEIAESVRVGAAAYLNQQNKVVAIVFVVVTALLAVAALWLNVLSVFTPIAFLTGGLFSGLCGWFGMKTATQASSRTAAAVGESLDAGLRIAFRSGAVMGLTVVGMGLLYLCLWFAVLYYLVPLFGGEEARLSLRQISITMLTFGMGASAQALFARVGGGIFTKAADVGADLVGKVEQSLAEDSPRNPATIADNVGDNVGDVAGMGADLYESYTGSILAASALGVAAMSQDGLLAEGDDAVTAQLHAMLLPLAIAAVGIACSIAGVYAVKTGESLSQKSLLKALARGINRSSLLVSIGAVLLTMWLMPRIPGTMLFGIVPGIAVSVIVGLMAGWLIGWWTQRVTSDEYATTQHLAAQAETGPATIIIGGVADGMMSVWLPVVIVSAAMLLAFGFANGGNFNDISHFSLGLYGVGIAAVGMLSTLGITLATDAYGPIADNAGGNAEMAGLDPIIRERTDALDSLGNTTAATGKGFAIGSAALTALALLAAYIEGVRDGFDRWGRDVAVEVSGEGNFKINEHLLIEKTLDGTQTYLILPGGERTAQQQAAWQEIGARQSIADSVMRSIVADERVNVADASLQDFLHYFDTTLMNPRVLVGIFLGAMSAFVFCAMTMRSVGRAAEGMVIEVRRQFQENPGILDGSVTPDYQRPIEISTKAAQREMILPSLLGLLLPIAVGLLLGVGGVLGLLTGCLTSGFCLAVFMANSGGMWDNAKKYVEAGHHGGKGSVAHKAAVVGDTVGDPFKDTSGPSLNILIKLMSMVSVVVAGLIVRYSLVAYEIF; the protein is encoded by the coding sequence ATGAGCGCAATTCTAGTCTGGTTGCTGGCCACGTTCGCGTCCGGTTTGGCATTGGTTTGGGCTTGGCGGTTCCACCGGGAAATGATGTTGTCCGATGAGGGTACCGAGCCAATGAAGGAGATCGCCGAGAGCGTTCGCGTCGGTGCCGCGGCGTACCTCAACCAGCAGAACAAGGTTGTCGCGATTGTATTTGTGGTCGTGACGGCACTGTTGGCTGTTGCCGCACTCTGGCTCAATGTCCTGTCGGTGTTCACGCCGATTGCATTCTTAACCGGAGGCCTGTTCAGCGGCTTGTGTGGATGGTTTGGGATGAAGACTGCAACCCAAGCAAGCAGTCGTACCGCTGCGGCAGTGGGGGAGTCACTCGATGCCGGTTTGCGGATTGCTTTTCGCAGTGGCGCCGTGATGGGATTGACGGTGGTAGGCATGGGGCTGCTCTACCTCTGTCTGTGGTTTGCGGTGCTGTACTACCTCGTACCGCTTTTCGGGGGCGAAGAGGCCCGATTGAGTTTGCGTCAAATCTCCATCACCATGCTCACCTTTGGAATGGGTGCGAGTGCCCAGGCATTGTTTGCCCGCGTCGGCGGGGGCATTTTCACCAAGGCCGCCGACGTGGGTGCAGACCTCGTTGGCAAGGTGGAACAAAGCCTCGCGGAGGACTCGCCCCGTAATCCGGCCACGATTGCTGATAACGTGGGCGACAATGTGGGTGACGTCGCGGGCATGGGAGCGGACTTGTACGAGTCTTACACCGGTTCGATTCTTGCGGCGTCGGCTCTCGGTGTCGCCGCGATGAGCCAGGATGGGCTGTTGGCCGAGGGCGACGATGCGGTCACGGCGCAATTGCATGCGATGTTACTCCCCTTGGCGATCGCGGCGGTGGGGATCGCCTGTTCAATCGCAGGCGTTTATGCCGTCAAGACGGGCGAATCACTGTCGCAGAAGTCACTGCTCAAGGCACTCGCTCGCGGCATCAATCGCTCTTCACTGTTGGTCTCGATCGGCGCGGTGTTACTGACCATGTGGCTGATGCCCCGAATTCCTGGGACGATGCTGTTCGGAATTGTCCCTGGCATCGCCGTGAGCGTGATTGTGGGGTTGATGGCGGGTTGGTTAATCGGTTGGTGGACGCAGCGGGTGACCAGCGACGAGTATGCCACCACGCAGCATTTGGCGGCGCAGGCGGAAACCGGTCCGGCCACGATCATCATCGGCGGTGTTGCCGACGGCATGATGAGCGTGTGGTTGCCTGTCGTGATCGTTTCGGCCGCGATGTTGCTAGCATTCGGGTTCGCCAACGGGGGTAACTTCAACGACATCAGCCACTTTTCACTAGGACTGTACGGAGTCGGGATTGCCGCGGTGGGGATGCTGAGCACTCTGGGCATTACCTTGGCGACGGATGCCTACGGACCGATCGCTGACAACGCCGGCGGCAATGCCGAGATGGCTGGATTGGATCCGATCATTCGCGAGCGCACCGACGCGCTGGATAGTCTCGGCAACACCACGGCAGCCACAGGGAAGGGATTTGCGATCGGCTCGGCGGCATTGACCGCCTTGGCGTTACTGGCCGCTTACATCGAAGGGGTCCGTGACGGCTTTGACCGGTGGGGCCGTGACGTCGCCGTGGAGGTGTCGGGTGAAGGCAACTTCAAAATCAATGAGCACCTGTTGATCGAGAAGACGCTCGATGGCACGCAAACCTATTTAATATTACCTGGTGGTGAGCGAACGGCGCAGCAGCAAGCCGCATGGCAGGAGATCGGAGCCCGACAGTCGATCGCCGATAGCGTGATGCGTTCGATTGTCGCCGACGAGCGAGTCAACGTCGCCGATGCATCGTTGCAAGATTTCCTACATTATTTTGACACGACGCTGATGAATCCCCGGGTGTTGGTCGGCATCTTCTTAGGCGCGATGAGCGCCTTTGTATTCTGCGCCATGACCATGCGCTCGGTCGGCCGAGCCGCTGAGGGTATGGTCATCGAAGTGCGACGGCAATTTCAGGAGAACCCCGGCATTCTCGATGGCTCGGTGACCCCCGATTACCAGCGGCCGATCGAGATCAGCACCAAGGCGGCCCAACGCGAGATGATTCTCCCCAGCCTACTGGGGTTACTATTGCCGATCGCGGTGGGATTATTACTCGGTGTGGGCGGCGTGCTAGGTCTATTGACGGGTTGTTTGACCAGCGGCTTTTGTTTGGCCGTGTTCATGGCCAACAGCGGCGGGATGTGGGACAACGCTAAGAAGTATGTCGAAGCCGGACATCATGGTGGCAAAGGCAGCGTCGCTCACAAAGCCGCCGTGGTGGGCGATACCGTCGGCGATCCATTTAAAGACACCAGTGGCCCAAGTTTGAATATTTTGATCAAGCTAATGAGTATGGTCAGTGTTGTGGTCGCGGGACTGATCGTGCGTTATTCGTTGGTCGCTTACGAGATATTCTGA
- a CDS encoding KpsF/GutQ family sugar-phosphate isomerase, giving the protein MMSESRAISEAVAFASSACTEAAQRVAECAGSVVLTGVGKAGWIAQKVVATMASTGSPSHFLHPSEAVHGDLGRVQAADWVIAFSNSGRSEEVVRACEYLKSQAAGVIAITADEANPLAELADIVVPMGRHREACPHNLAPTTTTAVMLAIGDSIALLASRLRGFGPADFAKYHPGGALGRKLCCVDDVMRGLHECRVSPDHLPVRDAIAGKTPERRSGAVLLVDADQHLTGIFTDSDLVKLLQRRQENSLDRAINEVMIRTPVVIRSGRPLAEAVAILSERHISELPVVCQDGRPLGMIDITDLIAAGDVTTTEVASPILPLHPTNHETPAT; this is encoded by the coding sequence ATGATGTCCGAATCTCGGGCGATCAGTGAGGCGGTCGCATTTGCCTCCTCGGCATGCACTGAGGCCGCCCAACGAGTCGCGGAGTGTGCCGGTTCCGTCGTCTTAACGGGCGTAGGCAAGGCGGGGTGGATCGCCCAGAAGGTCGTCGCGACGATGGCCAGCACGGGTTCTCCATCGCACTTTTTACATCCCAGCGAAGCTGTGCACGGTGATTTGGGACGCGTTCAAGCGGCCGACTGGGTAATTGCATTTTCGAATTCTGGACGCAGCGAAGAGGTGGTTCGAGCCTGCGAGTATCTCAAGTCTCAAGCCGCTGGCGTGATTGCAATCACGGCGGATGAGGCCAATCCATTAGCTGAACTGGCGGACATTGTGGTGCCGATGGGGCGCCACCGCGAAGCCTGTCCCCATAACTTGGCACCCACCACGACGACGGCCGTGATGTTGGCGATTGGTGATTCAATCGCGCTGCTGGCCTCGCGGTTGCGAGGATTTGGGCCCGCCGATTTCGCCAAGTACCATCCCGGCGGTGCACTCGGCCGCAAGCTCTGCTGCGTCGACGATGTCATGCGTGGCTTACACGAATGTCGGGTGTCGCCTGATCATCTGCCGGTGCGCGATGCGATTGCGGGAAAAACCCCCGAGCGACGTAGCGGCGCGGTCCTGTTGGTGGATGCTGACCAGCACCTGACTGGGATTTTCACCGATAGCGATCTCGTCAAACTACTCCAGCGTCGACAGGAAAATAGCCTCGATCGGGCCATCAACGAAGTCATGATTCGAACGCCAGTTGTCATTCGCAGCGGTAGACCGCTTGCCGAAGCAGTTGCGATTCTATCTGAGCGACACATCAGCGAGCTGCCTGTCGTCTGCCAGGATGGGCGCCCGCTGGGGATGATTGATATCACGGATCTGATTGCCGCTGGCGATGTGACGACGACCGAGGTGGCGTCCCCAATCCTGCCCCTGCACCCGACCAACCATGAGACGCCCGCAACGTGA
- a CDS encoding ADP-ribosylation factor-directed GTPase activating protein isoform b, translated as MGCASPTLLGAGQTYATDEVSSAIESNEIDEVQIKVPTFRPTPTVQSVLGLLPGEYSEPVGTSIQLLPPAPLLSSDKSTASPTSGVPREEPAAAAAAKPVPPPMLVTQETAKLGKPQLSWQPRGSTLQPPTQHVAAQPTRRAAGEHAAGAANPDTTTEVTKNNLPSLQNAGQESMLTASRRGYPAWIEPEQAGVAANAAKADVGKADPSQDAWRPRGTATQPQPLRDPLPELAPPPKITPPSAVKKAVQGPITAPVEDDVITSRQATVGSGLPKRAPVQATPTQEKRPAWTTPSEQLPTLDELPDHPDPKISKPTAAKKTDAHDGNNEGVAEGPLDVDDWDGAAVREMKAPEDSAANLSTIDIQPLVIDTVETLRAAEDTADLRDIQGQQDRSIKGLYVPQKTSPKPSMGQTIRRDATGREKTHAGSGAVAELSPAIARLQQPILQTLRSFHARTEQADARSNWGMMHAIMVYGTDTRIIARRRNYSAIAWMAGNNVCRGNRLMTTERGNIKIREGTGLQGHQAQWLATLSLASVPANYPLYADNKRFTIEDLVQVEAAACEDGKELTFTLIGLAHYLDTNSTWEGVGGEQWDFERLIAAELDQPIVGAACGGTHRLMGFAHALRKRRLESEPIEGQWKRAEKFLDDFVQYSYTLQNRDGSFSTNWFESPEDNGDLSRKVQTTGHILEFLLTHLPDEEVVNDRVVSAVRFLTAAMRRVDMDDAGVGYRAHALRSLAMFHQRAYGTAPVYPPGQMAFGQHRNQHQR; from the coding sequence ATGGGTTGTGCGTCACCAACGCTGCTGGGGGCTGGGCAGACATACGCCACTGACGAAGTCTCCTCTGCCATTGAATCGAATGAAATCGATGAGGTGCAGATCAAAGTGCCGACGTTCCGGCCCACACCAACGGTGCAATCCGTGTTGGGATTGCTGCCCGGGGAATACAGTGAACCCGTCGGCACCTCGATTCAACTGCTGCCGCCCGCCCCTCTCCTGTCAAGCGACAAAAGTACTGCGTCGCCCACGTCTGGCGTACCGCGTGAAGAACCTGCTGCAGCAGCGGCTGCCAAACCAGTGCCACCGCCGATGCTGGTAACTCAGGAAACCGCGAAATTAGGGAAACCGCAGTTAAGCTGGCAGCCCCGCGGATCCACGCTTCAACCGCCGACTCAACATGTCGCGGCGCAACCCACTCGGCGAGCTGCCGGTGAGCACGCGGCAGGAGCCGCCAATCCTGACACAACGACTGAGGTCACGAAAAACAATCTTCCCAGCCTGCAAAACGCTGGACAAGAGAGCATGCTGACGGCGAGCCGGCGCGGATATCCCGCCTGGATCGAACCCGAGCAAGCAGGCGTCGCTGCGAATGCCGCGAAAGCAGACGTTGGCAAGGCCGATCCATCGCAAGACGCGTGGCGACCACGGGGCACGGCGACACAGCCTCAGCCGCTGCGTGATCCGCTGCCGGAGTTGGCCCCGCCTCCCAAAATCACGCCACCGAGTGCCGTCAAAAAAGCCGTGCAAGGCCCGATCACAGCTCCCGTCGAAGACGATGTCATCACCTCGCGTCAAGCGACTGTCGGCAGTGGGCTGCCGAAACGCGCCCCTGTGCAAGCGACGCCGACGCAAGAAAAGCGTCCTGCATGGACGACTCCATCGGAGCAGTTGCCCACACTCGATGAGCTCCCCGATCATCCCGATCCGAAAATCTCGAAGCCCACGGCGGCTAAGAAAACAGACGCTCATGACGGCAACAACGAAGGCGTCGCCGAGGGACCGCTGGATGTGGATGACTGGGACGGCGCAGCCGTTCGCGAAATGAAAGCACCAGAGGATTCCGCGGCGAACCTGTCGACAATCGACATTCAGCCGCTGGTGATCGATACCGTCGAGACACTGCGTGCTGCCGAGGACACGGCTGACCTACGCGACATCCAAGGTCAGCAGGATCGATCCATCAAAGGTCTGTACGTTCCCCAAAAGACCTCACCCAAACCGTCGATGGGCCAGACCATCCGACGCGACGCGACGGGCCGCGAGAAAACGCACGCCGGCAGCGGCGCCGTTGCCGAGCTCAGTCCTGCCATCGCTCGACTACAACAACCGATTCTGCAAACTCTCCGCAGCTTTCACGCGCGAACCGAACAAGCGGACGCGCGAAGCAATTGGGGCATGATGCACGCCATCATGGTGTACGGTACCGATACGCGGATCATCGCCCGCCGCCGAAATTACAGCGCGATCGCGTGGATGGCGGGCAACAATGTATGCCGTGGCAACCGTCTGATGACGACCGAGCGGGGCAACATCAAAATTCGCGAAGGCACCGGGCTACAAGGTCACCAGGCCCAGTGGCTCGCCACGCTGTCCTTGGCAAGTGTCCCGGCTAACTATCCGCTCTACGCGGACAACAAGCGTTTCACAATTGAGGACCTTGTGCAGGTCGAGGCTGCTGCTTGCGAAGATGGCAAGGAACTCACCTTCACCTTGATCGGACTGGCTCACTATCTGGATACCAATTCCACCTGGGAAGGGGTTGGGGGCGAGCAGTGGGATTTTGAACGATTGATCGCTGCGGAACTGGATCAACCTATCGTCGGTGCTGCCTGCGGGGGAACTCACCGCCTCATGGGCTTCGCCCACGCGTTGCGAAAGCGACGACTTGAGAGCGAACCGATCGAAGGTCAGTGGAAACGCGCAGAGAAATTCCTCGACGATTTCGTGCAGTATTCCTATACGCTACAAAATCGCGATGGCTCGTTCAGTACAAACTGGTTTGAGTCCCCGGAAGATAATGGTGACCTGTCACGCAAAGTTCAAACAACGGGACACATCCTCGAGTTCTTGCTGACCCACCTGCCCGATGAAGAGGTTGTCAACGATCGGGTGGTCTCGGCTGTGCGATTTCTCACTGCCGCAATGCGACGCGTCGACATGGATGACGCGGGCGTGGGCTACCGCGCACACGCCCTACGGTCATTGGCGATGTTTCACCAACGGGCCTATGGAACGGCGCCGGTCTACCCGCCTGGCCAAATGGCATTCGGTCAACACCGCAATCAGCATCAACGCTAA
- a CDS encoding alpha/beta fold hydrolase has protein sequence MKTETHEQETASLAKDLFPYRSGELQLGPYELRYVDESPDATDTAAPTILCVHGNPTWSFYYRRVIERFAPRCRVVAIDHLGCGRSDKPPADKFPYTMAAHRDNVIRLIDELDLTNIVLLAHDWGGAIGLSAVHQRRERLAGLILLNTAAFPPPYMPRRIAACRWPIVGTPAVRGLNLFARAATTMTMSRTKLSADATRGLLAPYDSWANRVAIDRFVRDIPLHRSHPTYAVLEDLEAGLGDFSNLPIQLIWGMQDWCFRPECLRRFEQVWPHAQVSELATTGHYVMEDSPDEALAIMESFLSPLGLPTPTGT, from the coding sequence TTGAAAACGGAAACCCACGAGCAGGAAACCGCGTCGCTCGCCAAGGATTTGTTCCCCTATCGCTCCGGTGAGCTGCAACTCGGCCCTTACGAATTGCGGTATGTCGACGAGTCGCCCGACGCCACCGATACCGCGGCGCCCACAATCCTATGTGTGCACGGTAATCCGACGTGGAGCTTTTATTATCGTCGCGTGATTGAGCGGTTTGCGCCGCGCTGCCGCGTCGTGGCCATCGATCATTTGGGGTGTGGGCGGAGCGACAAACCGCCAGCGGACAAATTTCCCTATACGATGGCGGCTCACCGAGACAATGTGATCCGTCTGATCGATGAACTCGATCTGACGAACATCGTCCTGCTCGCCCACGACTGGGGTGGCGCCATCGGTTTGTCGGCCGTTCATCAACGGCGGGAACGTCTGGCGGGACTCATTCTGCTCAACACCGCCGCCTTCCCACCACCCTACATGCCGCGCCGTATCGCCGCGTGCCGGTGGCCGATCGTGGGCACACCCGCCGTCCGCGGCTTGAACTTATTTGCACGCGCTGCCACGACAATGACAATGTCGCGCACCAAGCTATCCGCCGACGCTACCCGTGGTCTGCTCGCCCCGTATGATAGTTGGGCCAATCGCGTTGCTATCGATCGATTTGTCCGTGACATCCCGCTGCACCGGAGTCACCCCACATACGCCGTTCTCGAGGATCTCGAAGCGGGCTTGGGTGACTTTTCCAACCTGCCGATCCAATTGATCTGGGGGATGCAGGACTGGTGTTTCCGCCCTGAATGCTTGCGGCGGTTTGAACAAGTTTGGCCGCACGCCCAGGTCAGTGAACTTGCGACGACTGGGCACTATGTCATGGAAGACTCGCCCGATGAGGCGCTTGCGATCATGGAGTCGTTTCTGTCACCGCTGGGCCTGCCTACTCCAACTGGAACATGA
- a CDS encoding KdsC family phosphatase: MTSVIPTSHRLRSDAEIAAEITCILSDVDGVMTDGRITYLTDEQGTCRESKSFHARDGLGIKLWMRSGFHFGIITARSSEMVAHRAAELGIEHVGQGANDKWVAAATMLQTMGVEPQNVCYIGDDLPDMKVMQRVGLAAAPDDAVTDVREAAHWTLRARGGEGAVRELIERLLRGGDRWREHLTKEE, translated from the coding sequence GTGACCTCCGTCATCCCCACATCCCACCGGCTGCGCAGCGACGCTGAGATTGCCGCTGAAATCACCTGTATTTTGTCAGACGTCGATGGCGTCATGACAGACGGTAGGATCACGTATCTAACCGATGAGCAGGGTACCTGCCGTGAATCGAAATCATTTCACGCCCGCGACGGGCTCGGAATTAAATTGTGGATGCGGAGCGGATTTCACTTTGGCATCATCACGGCGCGTTCCAGTGAGATGGTGGCCCACCGCGCTGCCGAGTTGGGCATTGAACATGTCGGCCAGGGTGCGAACGACAAATGGGTCGCTGCCGCTACGATGTTGCAAACGATGGGAGTTGAGCCGCAGAACGTCTGCTATATCGGCGATGATTTGCCCGATATGAAGGTGATGCAGCGTGTCGGTCTGGCCGCTGCTCCGGACGACGCCGTGACCGATGTCCGTGAGGCAGCCCACTGGACACTCCGGGCCCGCGGCGGCGAAGGAGCTGTGCGTGAGCTGATCGAACGTCTGCTTCGCGGTGGCGACCGATGGCGCGAACACTTGACGAAAGAGGAGTGA